In the Anaerostipes caccae L1-92 genome, AGAAGAAGTTGGAATGAAGGTATATATTGCAGAGCAGGCATCGGCCGAAAGTCTCGTCCGCCTCGTTTCAGAACATCAGACAGGAAGTAAATTATGAAGAGAGAGAAAAAAAACTATCAATTTTTCCGGCACAGAGACTGTGAGTATTTTCCATGCCATGAAACAGATGATATTGAAAACTTTAATTGTCTTTTTTGTTACTGTCCGCTCTATATGCTTGGGGAGAACTGCGGCGGCAGTTTTAATTTAAAAAACGGCGTGAAAGACTGCAGTCAGTGCATAATTCCCCATAAAAGAGAAAATTATGGCTATATTACCGGGAAATTTTCTGAGATTGCCGCTGCAATGAATTTTTCCAAAGATCAGCAGCAGGAATAATCTTT is a window encoding:
- a CDS encoding cysteine-rich small domain-containing protein; amino-acid sequence: MKREKKNYQFFRHRDCEYFPCHETDDIENFNCLFCYCPLYMLGENCGGSFNLKNGVKDCSQCIIPHKRENYGYITGKFSEIAAAMNFSKDQQQE